From the Anopheles merus strain MAF chromosome 2L, AmerM5.1, whole genome shotgun sequence genome, the window TTTAAATACTTTTACTAATGAATTCTAAGAATTATTCAATGTACATACCCTACATGATCCTTCGCCCCGTTTTGATAGACTACAAATTGTGCCGTCATTAAGCAACGTTTCATTATAAATAGCCCGACAATGATCAATCCCTATGGAGGGCGCATTGATGGTTTGCAGCTTAGTAGGTCTCGTCCCATTTCTCATCTCTCCCCATCCTGTCAGTGTAAGTGTAGAATTTTCCGGCACAGTTTCTGCCGCGAACTCAATCTTTTGTACGCGCTCGTTGAATTTCAACGGCGTTGTTAAACGTAATAACGCGATATCATTAGGCGGTGAACTgaaaaataaaggaaacaTAATTAATGCTTtgaattaaactattaaactGTCTtagagagtaaaaaaaaacatacttgAACATATTTTCATGCACTAGCATCGTTGAGCAATTGTCATAGTTAAAAAAGCGATCTATAAAATACGGTGTGCCGCCCTTTTTCAAATCATTTGTGCCTGCCACAACACGAGTGTCGTTAGTTTGTTCGGtgtaactaaaataaaattaggCTAAATTAGGATAAACGACACAAAACCATAATTATGATAAGTGAAAGCATACAATTGTAACAAAGGCACACAGTGCTCTGCTGTCAATATCCATCTATCACCGACTATCGATCCACTGCATATGCTGTTACTATCAATCTGCAGTGAAACCTGATGCGGTGCCGCATTCTCCTCTGCATCCGATCCATCGACAATGTAGTTAGCAGCGAAGGGAGATATCGGATGATCTATTGGACTTGCGCTACCTCTGTTAACGCATGCTAGTAGAATTGCGCAAATGATATGAACTACCATTTTTCCTCGTTTGCGTAATGCTTATCCTTCTCACAACCACAAGTGAGCTTCCTTGACTGTCGGACACACTGACTGTATATGAACAGAAGTTCTCTTTTTATATACTGTTTGCTCAATAGCGTTCCAGATAACAATAGATGATTTTTTGCTACGCTGATTAACGCTTAAACGGTAGGAGGAGTATTGCATATGATGCTATAGGCTCAAACCAATGGGAAAACTTGTTAAATTTCACAGCTCATATTTTTGCATGGTTCTTAAGATACGTTTTTTTACTTAAGgcagcaaataataaaataaaattttgatgaactaatagtaaaataaatattaggTACCACTGAAAACACGAAATCATATATagtttgtaaatatttgttgTGAGtttctttacaaaaaaaaacatttacgaAATAGCTATAAAAGAACATGAggtattttataatttttatttaatttttagaaCATGTGCttcatacagggtttcccacgatttattggttggtacccataaatttttggtgggttcccatatttttttggtacgttcccacgattttttggccgttccCAGATTTTTTtagtccaattgtattgatatccaatcggaaaatatcaataaattatgggaacgaaccaaaaatctatcggatacgattaaaaaaacgtaagaacgcaccaaaaaataatgggaactgaccaataaatcgtgagaaaccctgtattctaaaaataacatattttttttatttgcttatttattgattgattgatctatttaatttattttttattaattaatttatatatttatttatttattttatatgtatttttatttccaaatCCGTTTCTCCAACATCCGTTTTCCTTTAGTCAACAACTCTAATAATAATAtgtttatttgaattattCACATGGTATTCAAATTTCAATATTAATTGTTGATAATTTACATATTCTTTAGTGTAATGCTTTGATAGTTATGTAAGTATTTTTGTATCAACTTACCTACTGGAATATGATTACAATCTGTTCCCGAATTCGCCGGTTCTAGAATTTAACGATTTTCGTGATATTAAAATTTACAAATCCACCTGTTTTTGAATGCAAATTGTACGCACGTGTTCCATTAAAAGCCAAGTGCAAATAAATGGGGGTTCTAAGGTTCTGATGTAATAATTTTCAGGAAATCCTATTAACAAATCCTAATAATCCTAATaagaaataatattaataattctTATCGACAAATCCTAACAAGCTTTATCACCACCGCGTAAAAATTATCACTTTCGGAATAGTAAAGAAAGTCTCCAAAAATTACTAAAACGCCTGAAAAACCAtgcaaaaatacatttccatATGATTCTACAGCCTGAGGAAGGCTTTAGAAGGGCCTCAAAAAACCTGTCTCAACAGCCGAAGGTGTGACTATATTGCACCTATACAAACCCGATACTCACATACGCTTCTGAGACCCATGtccactgtccaaatctgacgaaaacCTCTTTGCCGCGTTTGAGAGGAAGGTTCTTAAAAGCGGTATTGGTTGCCTCTATGTAGAAAGACAACGGATGACCCACTGCAATGACGAGTTTTACAAACTGTATTGGCGATCAAACCGGACGGCCCAGCTATCCGCAAGGGCCAAACCCACAGGAGAGTGTGTTTCATTTGACAATACCTCTAATCGCTAAGTAAATCGCGAGCACACTTGTACACATTTAATGtcatcaaacatcaaagtCCTTATAAGAAGCTATTGAGGATTGGAAAACAGTCCACATGGCTCCTGAAGTATGGTTAAATGAAAACTAAACCGCATTTTACTTACGACGGTTTCAACTGCTTCGTGATCTTGATCTGTCGGATGCGTGCATGAAATCGCTCACGGTCTCTTACCTTCGTCTGTTCATTGGTTATGTTAAATGGCGCCTTCCCGCTCAATCGATCGCtttgatttgtttaatttgttatcTTTCTGATCTCATTGGAGCATAATGAATTTCAGTATGTTTGTATCACTAAAACtttattgttttcttcatcttttGTGAAATACAATGGTCACATAGAATGACTGGTCAATCCTAATCACTATTTGCTGCAATCGTTGCCTTAATCCATGGGAGGAAGTAGCTGATGCGCGCGTGGACATCGGAATATCCCGCAGCGCATCCTTTTGACCAGCTGACTATGCCAACCTGTCTTCCATACCATACCACTGGGCCTCCAGAGTCACCCTGAAACAAGCAGAGAAGCGCATGTTAGTCATAACTTAACACACAGCCTTTGGGACATATTATTTACTCACATCACAAACGCCTTTGCCTTTTTTAGCAAATGTACACAAATGTCCAGGGTAAATAGCATCTGGTTGCATCTTGCGACAAAGCTTCAAGGCAATGTTTTTAGCTTTGATAATTTGagttatttttggtttttttgcgATCTTGACTAATAGAACCCCTACCGACAAGTGTCAGTGTGGCATTATTCGGAACAATCTGCAACAATAATTCGATCTTCTTAACACGCTCTCCAAACTTCAGAGGGCTCCTCAAACGAAGCAGTCCAGCATCGTCACGAAATGCGCCCGGAAAAAATCTATAGGAATGATACCGAGATGATCAATGTACCACGACACCACGTCACTGTCTATTAGTCTGTAGCCTTACGTTTCATGAGCTATAGCACGATCGATGCGGTATAAAGTTCCACTCGCAGTAAAATTATTGGTCTCAACACGAACAGCTGCATTTTTCACCATATTCCtttatgttaaaaatattgaactataaatatgcttttttgtaatgaatattttttcaTACCCGCTAAAACAGTGTGCTGCAGTCAATATCCAACGATCCGCTATGATGGAACCTCCACAAAACGGTTTAGAGTTTACTGTTATGCTAACTAGATATGGTACCTTCTTGCCCTCAACATTAGATCCTCCAATGATCGGTGCTAAAGGCTCAACAGGCGATGCTTCCAATGAATGAACTATTAATAGTACTAAAGGCACAATGCCGCTGAGAAACATATTGGCAAGCTTTAGGGTAGAGACGCCACAAACCAACTGAGAACTGAGTGTACATCGTGGGTGATACATGAATATTTATACTATCCCCATAAGTCACCGAATAGTTAAGTCGtcgtatttgtttgtttttaataataatactttTTAAACGCAGGTTATTATGAGTTTCCTTCCTTCTAAATTGATAAGAAAAATGGTAGTAAAAACCATCTCTAACTTCATTCTCTTAAGTATACAATGTTCTAGTAGTGTAGCGTAAACGTAACGTAGCGTAGATCGtcatgtaaaaataaaagagtGCATTCAATATGAAATCGAATGAAATCGAGGtaaatttgattgaaattgGGACAATTTTGACTCATTAATTAGTATTGAATGTATCGAGTATTAATAGATGAAATAATTTTCGAAATTTCTAATGAATAAGGTTAAAAGGTTCGGATATTTTATTTCCCTCCTCCAGATCCTCCAGAAGGTGTTGCGTGTAATTACAAAGTAACATTTTAATGTACACGCTAAATTTATATCCGGCTGTGTGATTCTTCATAAGTCtagaaagcctgtatagatcggtatgacaaaacaaaataaaaaatatttactcATAACTTCTCAAAATCCTACATGTTCTTATCCGTTAATGGGACTAATAAATATGATTCccattatttatatattttgaaGCCACATATGATTATAAAGCtatgttaaatatttatgGCTTAGCTATAAGAAAAACCCAATCATAACGCAAATGTCATTTGAAGACGAGTAAAATCCTTTCAGAGACATATGATGATGGTTTTAATTATCAACCATAACGCAAACATGCGTGGCCGTTAAGAGCTCTAAGATCTCTAAGTGAGAAACTGGAAATAAGACCCTCGCCCCGCTTATAAGTAAACATATGTTCATCTTCATAACTCTCCAGTTGAGAATCTCTCATTCAACCTTTCTGTTGATCGCTTCAGCAGAACCTTCAATAGTCTTACCGATCGCTTAAATAAAGACTGCTGATATCgagtttttagtttttcccATACCAGGCTACCCGGGCAGATATACACCAATTTTAATCGCGATTTCTCAGATTCtaggaagaagaagtagaactTGAAGTAGAGTAGaagtagaaaacaaaaaaacgtataTTTTActagtttgttcgtttgtttagTTGGAATATAAATTAGGTTTTGTTCTCGTTTTTGGCCAGTGACAGGATCAATTCGCCACTGGATACAGTAGATATAGTATTAAGGTAGAAAACTTAAGAAAGGAAACCTCGTACAGGCGGTCCctgagatacacggttaatggggaccgaaaacggccgtaaaataccgcgtaagtcgaatctcgtgatttccagccaaaatatcactaatttgcgagtaattttgcaagtagggggtggttttagccacttaattaattatttgatatgattctgactgaatataagaattttaaaccttttgaaatagtttttaacatccgataaaaacaaaaattatttggcattttacaattgaattgctcaaagaactgtcaaattaagaaaaccgcgtatctccgaatccgcgtgtaagaggtaccgtgtatcgcCTTTACTACAATAAATCGATGAtgtgtgattttttatttattactgcCCAAAGTGGGTATACGGACTAGGTGGGCTTATAGGTGTAGCGACCAGAGCGCCATCTGGTGCGCACACCTAGAACTACCGACCAAAATGTTTAACGGGCTAGTTAGGCAGGGACTGCACACAAAGCTAGAGCAGGACAAACAGTGGTAGCATGCTGCACCGCAGCTATAAAAACGGTGGCTTGCTCCATACACGCTCTCTCTCGTCCTAAACGTTTTAACACCGACACGCGCGTATCCGTCCGGCTTAACCGATACATTCTCTTCTCCGGCAACTCTCGAACGAACAACACTAATTTTCGCGTCTCTCCCGAACTCACCGTTCCGCGgcttaaaagaaaaaggaataaatcgGATTCTACCAAAACGTAGTTCGCAAGGCGTGTTGCGTATCTTTTTAAAAATTAGGGACCACATTTGTGGCGCCCCTAAaactggtgaccccgacgtgatccgcAACCGACGCCGCGAATTCgtacgtgagtgtgtgtgtgtactacgCAGCGCAAACTTTTGTTCCGCGTTGAACGTGTTCAAACGTGCCACCGGCATCGGAGGTCGACGCAGAGAAgacaacgtgtgtgtgtgtgcctacgACCGGGAGTGCTACCAGCGTTAGAGGTACCGGCAACGCAGCTGACCTCCTCCCCCCTTTCCCTGTAAAGTGTGCAACGAGCGCCCTTTCATCATTCACAGGACGTTGAGTGCGGGCCGACGAAAAAACGCAGCAACGCCGTGTTAGTGCGCCCGTAGCTACACAGAGCGTTCCTGAATTGAGCGAACAAAAGAACCACCCGCACACATGCGCGCCGCCTCGAAGCGCgacaagcgcacacacaccatcatcgGCGCAGCAGAAAAATTCCATCCTTCTCTCGACGGCTGACGCAATCGACGCAATTCCAGGAAGCGGAGCGACGACAATCTCCGCTGGTGGTCTCCTCGACGCCGATCACCGCCTCGCAAGCTGTTTCTACACCTCGTGCTACTGGGAATTTTTCCGTTTGTGTGCGCTTCCATCTACGGGTGCGATCAAGAAGGAAGACACCAACGTCGAGTTGCGCACGCAAATTATCCAGCCGTAGCAGTAGTGACACATCACCGCCATCACGATTTTTTGCGCTCGAAGGGGACCCCGCTTGGATCCAGCTGACAAGAAGAACGACGCCGCCATTTTCTGTGCACCATTTCATCGCAAGTGAGGAAACGCCATTTTCTCCACCCGAGAAGGAAGACGACGCACGCTGCTTCTGAAGCGTTTTTCCTACCGATCGACCGCAACGACGACACCCTGGTTACGTGAACAATTAAGGTAAGATCCACCCTTTTTATTCACTACTAACCCCGACGCGGAAGGATGCAGCGTAGCCCGCAACAAGGTGCAGCGCCGGTTGCCAGTCCTGCAGTTGCCATCGGCCCTGCAGTGGCCGACAGTCCTGCGGTGGTCGCCAACCCCGCAGCTGGACTCCCCACATCGAGTCCATACTTAATCGATATAACCCCCCTCGCTCGTGACGCCTCTACCGACCTTCCGGAGTTTCAAGTCGAGACCGTGAACGCCATGCGTCTCAAGCCGCCCGAATTGGATACTGCTGACATCCATACGTTCTTCTACGCCTTGGAGAACTGGTTCGACGCCTGGAATATTCATCCGCATCATCATGTTAGGCGTTTTAACATCCTGAAGACACAGATCCCTACGCGAATTCTTCCCGAGTTGCGTCCAATTCTCGACAGCGTACCAAATATCGACCGCTACGAATCCGCGAAGAAAGCCATCATACAACATTTCGAAGAGTCTCAGCGAAGCCGCCTACACCGTTTGCTATCCGAAATGAGCCTCGGCGACCGTAAGCCTTCTCAACTGCTAGCCGAGATGCGGCGAACAGCAAACGGTGCAATGACCGACTCCATGTTGATCGATCTTTGGATCGGTCGGCTGCCACCCTACGTTCAGTCCGCCGTGATCGCGTCCTCTCAAAACGCCGACGAGAAAGTTAAGGTTGCCGATTCAGTGGTCGACTCTTTCGCCTTGTACAATCGCTCCGGTCCGTACCAAACCATCGCCGAGGTACGGAATGAGGAGGTCAACCGCCTATCACGACAAGTAGCCGAGCTGAGTCAACGCTTAGAAACTCTAATGAACCAGAACCAAGCTCGTGAACGCTCACGGGCCCGCTCACGCTCTCTCAATCGCAACACGAACCAGGCTACTAATCCTAACACTAACGGCTATTGTTTCTACCACGACCGATACGGACAGCAAGCACGTAACTGCCGCGCCCCGTGCTCGTTTAACAGCCGTCCTCAAAATAACGGTACTCCTACTACTTCTGCATGACGGAACGCGGGAGACGTCCAGCTTCTAGTCGATTCGATATCATCGGCCAGTCATCGCCTTATTATCAAAGACTATAAAACTAACCAACCATTTCTTATCGACACCGGCGCCGACGTCTCCGTAATACCTCGACAGCACAGCTCCGCTCCTTGCAAACCATCGACTATGAAACTATTTGCTGCTAACAGTACGCCTATCCAAGTGTATGGAGAGTCACTCTACACATTGGATCTTGGTCTTCGACGCGCCTTTCTGTGGAACTTCGTGATCGCAGACGTGGGTACCGCAATAATAGGAGCCGATTTCCTCCAGCATTTTCACCTTTTAGTGGACCTGCGCGACAAATGCCTAGTAGACGCCTTAACCAACTTACGAACGCCGGGTGTTCCTGATCCACATCCAGGGGAGCCAACCGTAAAGGTGTGCGATTCGACCTCGCCAATCGCCACCTTGTTGAGGGAGTTCCCTGGGTTGACTGCACGGACCGCGCCCGGAACGCTCCTGCAATCCAACGTCACGCACCGCATAGAGACTACTGGACAACCGACCTTCGCCCGTCCGCGTAGGTTATCCCCCGAAAAATATGCTGCAGCTCGCGCCGAGTTCGAGTCTCTCGTACAGCTAGGAGTGTGCCGACCATCTAACAGCAGCTGGGCCAGTCCTCTGCACATGACGAAAAAAGCAGACGGGACGTGGCGACCCTGTGGCGACTACAGGGCCCTCAACGCGAAAACAATTCCCGACCGTTACCCTCTACCCTTCTTGCAGGATTTTACTATGCATTTGCAGGGAAAAACCATCTTTTCTAAGGTTGACCTGCACAAGGCATATCACCAAATCCCGATACATCCCGAAGATATACCGAAGACGGCGACCACAACTCCTTTCGGATTGTTCGAGTTCACCACGATGCCCTTCGGCCTACGAAACGCTGCGCAGACTTTTCAGCGACTCATTCACGATGTCCTCCGAGGTCTCGACTTCGTGTTCCCATACATAGACGATATGATTGTCGCCTCGTCGACAGAAGAAGAACACCACGAACACCTGCGCCAGCTATTTCAGCGTCTCGAACAACACCACCTGGCCATCAATCCGGCCAAATGCGAATTCAACCGAAGCGAAATTGCCTTTCTTGGCCACTTGGTCAACGCAGAAGGGATACGTCCTCTCCCGGAACGGGTACGAGCAATCAGCGAGTTGAGTAAACCAGCGACGATAATGGAGCTGAAGAAATTCCTCGCGATGATCAATTATTATCGACGCTTCTTGCCACATGCCCTGACGACACAAAGCATCCTACTTGAGATGACACCGGGGAACAAGAAGAAGGACAAGACACCGCTAAAGTGGACGCCCGAATCTAGCGAAGCATTCGACCGATGCAAAGAGCAGCTACAACAAGCCGCGCTTTTAGCTCACCCTACCTTAAACGCAGAGTTGTCACTCTGGACAGACGCTTCCGACTTCGCCGCTGGAGCCGTTCTCCACCAACGTATCGACGGCCAACTCCAGCCCTTGGGATTTTTCTCCAAAAAGTTCGAGAAGGCACAGCTCAACTACTCCACATACGACCGCGAGTTGACCGCTATTTATCTGGCTGTACGACACTTTCGGTATCAGTTAGAGGGTCGTGAATTCTGCATCTACACGGACCACAAACCTTTAACTTTCGCTTTTCGCCAGACTCTTGACAGCTCCTCGCCACGTCGAGCCAGACAACTCGACTTCATTGGGCAGTTCTCCACCGACATTCGCCACGTATCGGGAGAAGAAAACATCACCGCCGACCTACTCTCACGAGTTGAAATTGTAAACGCGTCACCTGCAATCGATTTTGAACGTCTCGCCGAAGAGCAAACCAAAGACCCTGAGCTCGCCGACATACTCAGCGGTAAAACACGAACCGACCTTTTCCTTCAAAAAACACCGATACCAGGAAGCACCCAATCGCTATACGCCGACTGCCCTGGTGGAATAATTCGACCGTACATCACAAAATCATTCCGGAATCAGCTTCTACACGCCGTACACGACCTTAGCCATCCTGGAGCGAGAGCCACTGCCAAATTAATGACAGAGCGATTTGTTTGGTTGGACATCAAAAGGGACGCTCAGGAATTCGCGAGAAACTGCTTGACATGCCAACGCGCTAAGGTAGGCAGACACACGAAAAGCCCGCTCGTACCGTACCCGGCAACGCAACACAGGTTCAGCCATAtaaacatcgacatcatcggtcCATTTCCCATTAGCAACGGCAACCGATACTGCCTCACGATCATAGACCGATATACCCGCTGGCCTGAAGCTATACCGATTCCAGACATCACCGCGACTACGGTGGTATCAGCATTGTTGTACCACTGGATTGCACGATTCGGAGTTCCGTCCCACGTGACAACCGATCAGGGACGACAATTCGAGTCCGCCCTGTTCAAGGAGTTGACGCGAGCTCTTGGAACAAAACACATTCGAACGACCGCGTATCACCCGCAGGCAAACGGGTTGATCGAGAGATGGCATCGCACTCTCAAAGCTGCAATTTGCTGTAAAGATACATCGAAGTGGAGCGAACATCTCCCACTCATACTGCTCGGATTACGCACTACATTCAAGAACGACATTAATGCGTCGCCTGCAGAACTCGTGTACGGAACGACCCTCACCATTCCCGCCGAATTCCTCGTCGAAAAACCGCAACCAACCCTGGCCAACCAGTCCGACTTTGCCAAGACACTC encodes:
- the LOC121593319 gene encoding chymotrypsin-2-like, with protein sequence MVVHIICAILLACVNRGSASPIDHPISPFAANYIVDGSDAEENAAPHQVSLQIDSNSICSGSIVGDRWILTAEHCVPLLQFYTEQTNDTRVVAGTNDLKKGGTPYFIDRFFNYDNCSTMLVHENMFNSPPNDIALLRLTTPLKFNERVQKIEFAAETVPENSTLTLTGWGEMRNGTRPTKLQTINAPSIGIDHCRAIYNETLLNDGTICSLSKRGEGSCRGDSGGPVTWKGKLVGIFKAVHNKGCGEGFPDIHTSVAYYYEWIKNTIANNSV
- the LOC121593320 gene encoding chymotrypsin-1-like gives rise to the protein MFLSGIVPLVLLIVHSLEASPVEPLAPIIGGSNVEGKKVPYLVSITVNSKPFCGGSIIADRWILTAAHCFSGNMVKNAAVRVETNNFTASGTLYRIDRAIAHETFFPGAFRDDAGLLRLRSPLKFGERVKKIELLLQIVPNNATLTLVGRGSISQDRKKTKNNSNYQS
- the LOC121592254 gene encoding uncharacterized protein LOC121592254, giving the protein MQRSPQQGAAPVASPAVAIGPAVADSPAVVANPAAGLPTSSPYLIDITPLARDASTDLPEFQVETVNAMRLKPPELDTADIHTFFYALENWFDAWNIHPHHHVRRFNILKTQIPTRILPELRPILDSVPNIDRYESAKKAIIQHFEESQRSRLHRLLSEMSLGDRKPSQLLAEMRRTANGAMTDSMLIDLWIGRLPPYVQSAVIASSQNADEKVKVADSVVDSFALYNRSGPYQTIAEVRNEEVNRLSRQVAELSQRLETLMNQNQARERSRARSRSLNRNTNQATNPNTNGYCFYHDRYGQQARNCRAPCSFNSRPQNNGTPTTSA